Genomic DNA from Pseudomonas fluorescens:
GTTCATCCAAGCAAGAAATAATCGCGACCTTCGACCTGCCCCCGTCGCAGCGGGTTCCGGGTGCACCAGGGCGCGTAGGCGGCGTCGACGAAGCGGTAGGGTAAATGCTCGTCCCGTCCCAAGGGAATGCCCAGGCGGGTGGTCTGGATCACGTTGACCGTCGGCACGCCCACATCTTCCACCAGCAAACGCTCGGGGTCGAAGCGTTTGGCGTCCCAGTCCGGCACTTTCAGCCCCAACGCTTTGCACAGCAGGGTCTGGCCGGCACAGAGCTTTTGCGGCGTACGCGGCCGACCTTGGGCGTCGGGGTTGTTGAGCAGCATCTGCGCCAGGCTCGCCGGCCCGGAAAGGGCGTCGACCCACGGGTACGCCGATTTGATCAACACCGCATTGCCCGGGCCCTGGGCGCTGAAGTTCAGCGAATCGCCGCCCCGGGCGTAGTACATATAGATGTGGCCGCCATCCAGAAACAAAGCCTTACGCTTTTCCGTGTAGCCCAGCGAGGCGTGGCTGCCCTTTTCGGCGAAGTAATACGCCTCGGTCTCGATGATCCGCGCGCTGAGCCACAGGTCACCGACCTTGTGACGGATGACTTTGCCCAGCAGGTCCTTGGCAAGCACCTGGGCGTCGCGATCGAAAAAGGCGTGGGGCAGGGCGTTGGGCGATGGCAAATCGGTCATGGCGATAAACAGAGGGAGGCCAAAGGAAGCGCGATGATAGCAACGGAAAGCTTAATCACCGCTGAACAGTCGCTTCAACCGGCTGTTTACGCCTGTTTTGCTGCTCCGCCGGTCACCACTGTGAGTCCATGCTGTTAGTCGAGGGTTACGACAGCTATAATCTGCCGCTTTCCTCATCGCCAAGACCACACAGACCATGACTGAGTCCGTTCTTGACTACATGACCCGCCTGGGTCGCGCCGCTCGCCAAGCGTCGCGCATCATCGGCCGGGCCAGCACCGCGCAGAAAAACCGCGCCCTGCAGGCCGCCGCCAATGCGCTGGACGCTGCGCGTGCCGAGTTGTCCGCTGCCAACGAACTGGACCTGGCCGCCGGCCGGGCCAATGGTCTGGAACCGGCCATGCTCGAACGCCTGGCGCTGACCCCGGCCCGCATCGACGGCATGATCGTCGGTCTGCGTCAGGTCGCGGCCCTGCCGGACCCGGTCGGGGCGATCCGCGACATGAGCTACCGGCCATCGGGCATTCAGGTCGGCAAGATGCGCGTGCCCCTGGGTGTGGTCGGGATCATCTACGAGTCGCGGCCGAACGTGACCATCGACGCCGCCAGCCTGTGCCTGAAGTCGGGCAACGCGACCATCCTGCGTGGTGGCTCCGAGGCGATCCATTCCAACCGTGCCATTGCCGCCTGCATCCAGCGCGGCCTGGCCGAGGCCGATCTGCCGGCGGCCGTGGTGCAAGTGGTGGAAACCACTGACCGTGCCGCAGTCGGCGCATTGATCACCATGCCCGAGTTCGTCGATGTCATCGTGCCGCGTGGCGGCAAGGGCCTGATCGAGCGGGTCAGCCGTGACGCCCGTGTGCCGGTGATCAAGCACCTGGACGGCATCTGCCACGTCTACGTCAGCGCCCACGCCGAATTGCCGAAGGCCCAGCGCATCGCCTTCAACGCCAAGACCTACCGGTATGGCATCTGCGGCGCGATGGAAACCCTGTTGGTGGATCAGGCCGTGGCCAAGGACTTCCTGCCGTCGATGGCTGCCCAGTTCCGCGAAAAAGGCGTCGAGCTGCGCGGTTGCGAGCGCACCCGGGCGATCATCGAGGCCGTTGCGGCCACGGAAGAAGACTGGGACACCGAATACCTGGCGCCGATCCTGTCGATCCGTGTGGTCGACGGGCTGGACGAGGCCATCGAGCACATCAATCGCCACGGCTCGCACCACACCGACTCCATTGTCAGTGAACACCTGGGTGAAACCCGGCGCTTCGTGGCCGAAGTGGATTCTGCGTCGGTGATGATCAACACCCCGACCTGCTTCGCCGATGGCTTTGAATACGGATTGGGTGCCGAGATCGGCATTTCTACTGATAAGCTGCACGCCCGCGGCCCGGTGGGCCTCGAAGGCCTGACCTGCGAGAAGTACATCGTGGTCGGTGACGGCCAGTTGCGCGGACAGGAGCCAGTCTGACTTGGGCGATCTCGACCCGTCAGCCGCTGTGACGACGACAACTGCGCCCCGGCGCATTGGCATCCTGGGCGGCACGTTCGACCCGGTGCACATCGGCCATTTGCGCGGTGCGCTGGAAGTCGCCGACGCCCTGGCCCTCGATGAGCTACGCCTGACGCCCAGCGCCCGGCCGCCTCACCGGGATACGCCGCAGGTGTCGGCGCAGGACCGCCTGGCGATGGTCGAGTGCGCGGTGGCCGGTGTGGCGCCGTTGGTGGTGGACGCCCGCGAATTGCAGCGGGACAAACCGTCCTACACCATTGATACCCTGGAGCTGATGCGCGCCGAACTGGCCGCTGATGCCCAGGTTTTTCTGCTTCTGGGCTGGGACGCTTTTTGCGGCCTGCCCACTTGGCATCGCTGGGAAGAGTTGCTCCAGCATTGCCACATCCTGGTGTTGCAACGCCCGGATGCCGACAGCGAGCCGCCGGATGCCTTGCGCAACCTGCTGGCGGCCCGCTCGGTGAGCGACCCGCTGGCCCTGAAAGGGCCGAGCGGACAGATTGCATTCGTCTGGCAGACGCCGCTCGCGGTATCCGCCACCCAGATCCGTCAACTGCTGGCCAGCGGTAAGTCGGTACGTTTCCTGGTGCCCGACGCGGTCCTGGCCTACATCGATGCGCACGGGCTTTACCGTGCGTCGAACTGAAAAAGGTGTGCTTCAAGGCACGTGAATGCGTGTAGCGAAGCGCCCGAACATACGAGCAAAACGAGTTTTATATGACTGACAAAGACGTAAACAAAGTAAAGCGCAAAGGCACGTTCAAAAGCGCCCCGCTGCCGGTAGAGGCCCACACCGGCGTCGTACTGGCCGGTGAAGAACTGGTCAAGGTCGCCGTTGCGGCCCTGGAAGACGTCAAGGCCCAGGACATCCAGGTGATCGACGTTCGTGAAAAGCAGAGCATCACGGACTACATGATCATCGCCACCGGTACCTCCAACCGCCAGATCGGCGCGATGCTGGACAAGGTCCGCGAAGCGGTCAAGGCCCAGGGTGTCAAGCCGCTGGGTGAAGAAGGCAAGGGCGACAGCGACTGGGTACTGCTGGATATGGACGATGTCATCGTGCACATGATGACGGCCTCGGCGCGCCAGTTCTATGACCTGGAACGCCTGTGGGCCGGTGCCGAGCAGAGCCGTTCGGCCAGCGCCGCGCACCACAGCCCGGAAAACCCCCATGAGCACTTCACCAAGCTCAACAAAGACCAGCAATAAGGGACCGCTGTGCGACTGCGCCTGATCGCCGTCGGTTCTCGCATGCCCAAGTGGGTGGAAGAAGGCTGGCATGAATATGCCAAGCGTCTTCCGTCCGAGCTGGCCCTGGAACTGGTGGAAATTCCGCTCAATACCCGTGGCAAGAACGCCGACGTGGCGCGCTTCATCCGCCAAGAAGGCGAAGCCATGCTGGCCAAGGTCGGGCCGAACGAGCGCATTGTCACCCTCGAAGTCCATGGCAAGCCCTGGAGCACCGAGCAACTGGCGGTGGAGCTCGATCGCTGGCGGTTGGACGCGCGCACGGTCAATTTCATGGTCGGTGGCCCGGAAGGGCTGGCGCCGGAAGTCTGTGCCCGGGCCGATCAGCGCTGGTCCTTGTCGCCGTTGACGTTGCCACATCCGCTGGTGCGGATCCTGATCGGCGAACAGCTGTATCGTGCCTGGACAGTCCTGTCCGGGCACCCTTACCACAAGTAATCCTGCCCCATGCCCCAGCCGATCCGCATCAAGGACCACGAAAAAGACGCCCGTCTGGTGCGGGGCCGCGTCGTGTTCGGCGCTATTATGGTGGTGACGCTGATCTGTGTGCTGATTGCGCGCTTGTATTTCCTCCAGGTGATCCAGTACGAGTACCACTCGACCCTGTCGGAAAACAACCGCGTGCATGTGCAGCCGATTCCGCCGACCCGCGGGCTGATTTTCGACCGCAATGGCGTGGTGGTGGCGGATAACCGTCCCAGTTTCAGCCTGAGCATGACCCGCGAGCGCTCCGGCGACTGGCAGCACGTGCTCGACGTGATTGTCGAAGTGCTGCAACTGACGCCCGAGGACCGGGCGATCTTCGAGAAGCGCATGCGCCAGGGCCGACGTCCGTTCGAGCCGGTGCCGATCCTGTTCGAGCTGACCGAAGAGCAGATCGCCCTGATCGCCGTGAACCAGTTCCGCCTGCCCGGCGTCGAGGTGGTGGCGCAGTTGGTGCGGCATTATCCCCAGGGGCCGCACTTTGCCCACTCGGTCGGCTACATGGGACGGATCAACGAGAAAGAGCTCAAGACTCTCGATCCGGTCAATTACAGCGGCACCCACCATATCGGCAAGACTGGCATCGAGCGTTTCTACGAGCCCGAGCTGCATGGCCAGGTGGGTTACGAGGAAGTCGAAACCAACGCCCGCGGCCGCGTATTGCGGGTGCTCAAGCGCACCGACCCGATTCCCGGCAAGGACATCGTCCTGAGCCTGGACATCAAGCTGCAAGAGGCCGCCGAAGCGGCGCTGGGTGGTCGGCGTGGTGCCGTGGTGGCGCTGGACCCGAACACTGGCGAGGTGTTGGCAATGGTCAGCCAGCCGAGTTTCGACCCGAACCTGTTCGTCACCGGCATCAGCTTCAAGGCCTACGCCGAGCTGCGCGATTCCATCGATCGGCCGCTGTTCAACCGGGTGCTGCGCGGTCTCTATCCGCCGGGCTCGACCATCAAGCCGGCCGTGGCGATTGCCGGGCTGGACTCCGGCGTGGTGACCGCGTCGAGCCGGGTCTACGACCCGGGTTATTACCAACTGCCGAACTATGACCACAAGTACCGCAACTGGAACCGCACCGGCGACGGTTATGTGGACCTGGAAACGGCGATCATGCGTTCCAACGACACCTACTTCTATGACTTGGCCCACAAGCTGGGGATCGATCGGTTGTCGTCCTACATGAACAAGTTCGGTCTCGGTCAGAAAGTCTCCCTGGATATGTTCGAGGAATCCCCCGGCCTGATGCCTTCGCGCGAATGGAAGCGGGCGACCCGGCGCCAGGCCTGGTTCCCCGGCGAAACCCTGATCCTGGGGATCGGCCAGGGCTACATGCAGGCCACGCCACTGCAACTGGCCCAGGCCACGGCGCTGGTGGCGAGCAAGGGCAAGTGGTATCGCCCGCACCTGGCCAAGACCATCGAAGGCCAGAAACCGGTGGACCCGGACCCGATGCCAGACATCATCCTGCGCAACCCGTCGGACTGGCAGAAGGTCAACAACGGCATGCAGCAGGTGATGCACGGCGCCCGCGGCACCGCCCGCAAGGCGTCCATCGGTGCGCAATACCGGATTGCCGGCAAGAGCGGTACGGCCCAGGTCGTCGCCATCAAGCAGGGCGAGAAGTACGACCGCTCCAAGGTCCAGGAACGCCATCGCGACCACGCCTTGTTCGTCGGCTTCGCGCCGGCCGACAACCCGAAGATCGTCGTGTCGGTGATGGTCGAGAACGGTGAGTCGGGTTCCGGCGTCGCCGCGCCGGTGGTGCGCCAGATCATGGACGCCTGGCTGCTGGACGAGCACGGCCAGCTCAAGCCGGAATACGCAAGCCCCATCACTGCGGAGGCTACGGCCCGTGAAGAATAATTTCGACCGGATCCTCTCCAGCGAAGATGTGATGCGCCGCCGTGCCACCTTGCTGCAGCGCATGCACATCGATGGTCCGTTGCTGATCCTGCTGCTGACCCTGGCCGCAGGCAGCCTGTTCGTGCTGTATTCGGCCAGTGGCAAGAACTGGGACCTGCTGGGCAAGCAGGCCACCTCGTTCGGCATCGGCCTGGTGTCGATGGTCGTCATTGCCCAGCTCGAGCCGCGTTTCATGGCCCGCTGGGTGCCGCTGGCCTATGTGGTGGGCGTGAGCCTGCTGGTGGTGGTGGACGTGATGGGTCACAACGCCATGGGCGCCACTCGCTGGATCAACATTCCCGGGGTGATCCGCTTCCAGCCTTCGGAATTCCTCAAGATCATCATGCCGGCGACCATCGCCTGGTACCTGGCCAAGCGCACCCTGCCGCCGCAGCTCAAGCACGTGTGCATCAGCCTGTTGCTGATCGGCATCCCGTTCATCCTGATCGTGCGCCAGCCGGACCTTGGCACTTCGCTGCTGATCCTGGCCGGTGGCGCCTTCGTGCTGTTCATGGGCGGTTTGCGCTGGCGCTGGATCCTCAGCGTCGTCGCCATCGCGGTGCCGGTCTCGGTGGCCATGTGGTACTTCGTGATGCACGACTACCAGAAGCAACGAATCCTGACCTTCCTCGACCCGGAGAGCGATCCGCTGGGCACTGGCTGGAACATCATCCAGTCCAAGGCCGCCATCGGCTCCGGCGGGGTGTTCGGCAAGGGCTGGCTGATGGGCACCCAGTCGCACCTGGACTTTTTGCCGGAAAGCCACACCGACTTCATCATCGCCGTACTGGGCGAGGAGTTCGGCCTGGTAGGCATCTGCGTGCTGCTGTTGATCTATTTGCTGTTGATCGGCCGGGGGCTGGTGATCACCGCCCAGGCCCAGACGTTGTTCGGCAAGTTGCTGGCGGGCAGCCTGACCATGACGTTTTTTGTTTATGTTTTCGTCAACATCGGTATGGTCAGTGGCCTGTTGCCGGTCGTGGGGGTGCCGTTGCCATTCATTAGCTACGGAGGAACTTCGCTGGTGACACTACTGTCAGCGTTTGGGGTCTTGATGTCGATTCATACGCATCGCAAGTGGATCGCGCAGGTTTGAATAAGGTGAAGAGTTCAATGCAAGCAATGCGTGGCTGGTCGACGCGATATGCGCCGTGGATCGGCCTGGTCGGTTTCCTGGGCGGTGCGCCGCATGCCCAGGCAGGCGAATACGAAGGTTCGCCGCAGGTGGCCGAATTCGTCGGTGAGATGACCCGCGACTACGGTTTTGCCGGTGAGCAACTGATGGGGGTATTTCGCGAGGCCGAGCGCAAGCAGTCGATCCTTGACGCCATCTCCCGGCCCGCCGAGCGGGTCAAGCAGTGGAGCGAGTACCGGCCGATGTTCATCACCGAGGCGCGTATCGCCCGGGGCGTGGACTTCTGGCGCCAGCACGAGGCGGCCCTGGCCCGTGCCGAGCAGGAATACGGCGTACCGGCCCAGTTCATTGTGGCTATCATTGGCGTCGAGACGTTCTTTGGCCGTAACACCGGGAATTTCAGGGTGATCGACGCGCTGTCGACCCTGGGCTTCGATTACCCGCCGCGCGCCGAATTCTTTCGCAAGGAGCTGCGCGAGTTCTTGCTGCTGGCCCGCGAAGAGCAGGTTGATCCGCTGACCCTCAAGGGTTCTTATGCCGGAGCCATGGGCCTGCCGCAATTCATGCCCAGCAGTTTTCGGGCTTACGCGGTGGACTTCGACGACGACGGCCACATCAATATCTGGACCAACCCGACCGATGCCATCGGCAGTGTTGCCAGCTATTTCAAGCGCCACGGCTGGGAAGCCGGCCAGCCGGTGGTCAGCCGTGCCGACGTGCGTGGCGAGCAGGTGGACGAGGGCCTGACCGAGGGCATCGAGCCGACGAAAACCGTCGGGGAGTTGCGGGCGTTGGGCTGGTCGAGTCATGATGCGCTGCGTGACGACATGCCGGTCACCGCGATACGCCTGGAAGGCGAACAAGGCCCCGAATACTGGATGGGTCTGAAGAATTTCTACGCGATTACGCGTTATAACCGCAGCGTGATGTACGCCATGGCCGTATATCAACTGTCTGAAGAGCTGGTCAAAGCACGGGGCGTCAAATAATGCGGGCATTGCCTACCTATCTACCCCTGAAAGCCAAACCCCTCAAGCTCGTGGCGTTGGCCGCGCTGTCGCTGTTGGTCGTCAGTTGTTCGACCAGCCGCGCGCCGGCCCAGAAGAACTCCACCGCCGTGCGCGCGACGCCCGGCCTGGACATCAACCGGGCCCACAAGGACGGCGCGCCGTGGTGGGATGTGGATGTCTCGCGCATTCCCGACGCCACGCCGACCCTGCACACGGGCCCCTACAAGGCCAACCCGTACACGGTGTTGGGCAAGACCTATTTCCCGCTGTCCGACTCCAAGCGCTACGTGGCCTCGGGCACGGCGTCCTGGTATGGCACCAAGTTCCACGGCCAGAACACCGCCAACGGCGAGGTGTATGACCTGTACGGCATGAGCGCGGCCCACAAGACCTTGCCGCTGCCCAGCTATGTGCGGGTGACCAACCTGGACAACAACAAGAGCGTGATCCTGCGGGTCAATGACCGTGGGCCGTTCTATTCCGACCGCATCATCGACTTGTCGTATGCGGCGGCGAAAAAACTCGGTTACGCTGAAATCGGCACCGCCCGGGTCAAGGTTGAAGGTATCGACCCGCAGGAATGGTGGGCCCAACGCGGCCGTCCGGCGCCTTTGATGCTCAACGAGCCGAAAGTGGCGCAAAATGCCGCGCCGACCGTGACGGCGTCCACCGGCACGGTCGAGCAGTGGACGCCACCGCCGCAGCAGCACGCGGCGGCCGTAGTGCCCGTTCAGCTCGACGCAAAAAAAAACGCTTCTGCAACAGCGTCTGGCCAGTTTCTGCAAGTGGGCGCGTTCGCCAACCCGGACGCTGCCGAGCTGCTGAGGTCGAAGCTCAGCTCGATGGTGAGCGCCCCGGTGTTCATCAGCTCGATCGTGCGCAACCAGCAGACACTGCATCGGGTGCGCCTGGGGCCGATCGGTTCTCCGGGTGAAGTCCAGCAAGTGCAGAACAGTGTGCGCCTGGCCAATCTCGGTTCGCCGAGCCTGGTCACCGCCGAGTAATTGATTGAGGCCCGCTCGCGGTTGGAGCGGGTCAGGTTGTTGGCTCCATGAATAACAAAAGCCCGGCAAGGGTTGTGAGTGAGCAACTTAAATGCGCGGCGACCCGTTAGAAGGTTGCCTGTTTCAGTTTTGCCTTCGGGCAGTCCCATTAGCGATTTCGAGAGACGGATGAACATCACCACCTTTGCCAAACGCCTTTGCCTGCTAGTCCCGCTGCTTCTCTCCCCAGCCGCGTTCGCGGTGGAGATGATGCCTGCGCCTCCTCAATTGGCCGCCAAATCCTTCGTGCTCATGGATGCCAGCAGCGGCGAGGTCCTGGTAGAGAACAACGGTGACCAGCGCCTGCCACCGGCCAGCCTGACCAAGCTGATGACCGCCTACATCGCCACCCTGGAAATCCGTCGTGGCCAGATCGGTGAAAACGATCCGGTGACCGTCAGCGAAAACGCCTGGCGTACCGGCGGTTCGCGGATGTTCATCAAGGTCGGTTCGCAAGTGACCGTCAGCGACCTGCTGCACGGCATCATCATCCAGTCCGGCAACGACGCCAGCGTTGCCCTGGCCGAGCACATCGCCGGCAGCGAAGATGCGTTCGCCGACATGATGAACAAGACCGTGGCCGACCTGGGCATGACCAACAGCCACTTCATGAACCCTACCGGTCTGCCGAACCCTGAGCACTACTCGTCGGCTCACGACATGGCGCTGTTGGCACGGGCGATCATTCATGAAGACCCGGCGCACTACGCCATCTACTCCCAGAAGGAATTCTTCTGGAACGGCATCAAGCAGCCTAACCGCAACCTGCTGCTGTGGCGCGACAAGACCGTCGATGGCCTGAAGACCGGCCACACCGACGAGGCTGGCTACTGCATGGTGTCTTCGGCTGTCCGTGACGGCATGCGCCTGATCGCCGTCGTCTTCGGCACCAGCAGCGAAGTGGCCCGTGCCGCTGAAACCCAGAAGCTGCTGACCTACGGTTTCCGTTTCTTCGAAACCCAGACCTTCTACCAGAAGGGCACCGAACTGGCCCAGGCCCAGGTCTGGAAAGGCACCACCAATCAGGTGAAGGCCGGCCTGGCCCAAGACCTGACCATGACCTTGCCTAAAGGCCAGCTCAAGAAGCTCGCTGCCAGCATGACCATGAACCCGCAACTGACCGCTCCCATCGCCAAGGGCGACGTGATCGGTAAAGTCGAAGTCAAACTGGACGACAAAGTGGTGCACAGCGCCGACCTGATCGCTCTGGACGCGGTCGAGGAAGGTGGTATCTT
This window encodes:
- the mltB gene encoding lytic murein transglycosylase B, which translates into the protein MQAMRGWSTRYAPWIGLVGFLGGAPHAQAGEYEGSPQVAEFVGEMTRDYGFAGEQLMGVFREAERKQSILDAISRPAERVKQWSEYRPMFITEARIARGVDFWRQHEAALARAEQEYGVPAQFIVAIIGVETFFGRNTGNFRVIDALSTLGFDYPPRAEFFRKELREFLLLAREEQVDPLTLKGSYAGAMGLPQFMPSSFRAYAVDFDDDGHINIWTNPTDAIGSVASYFKRHGWEAGQPVVSRADVRGEQVDEGLTEGIEPTKTVGELRALGWSSHDALRDDMPVTAIRLEGEQGPEYWMGLKNFYAITRYNRSVMYAMAVYQLSEELVKARGVK
- the rodA gene encoding rod shape-determining protein RodA is translated as MRRRATLLQRMHIDGPLLILLLTLAAGSLFVLYSASGKNWDLLGKQATSFGIGLVSMVVIAQLEPRFMARWVPLAYVVGVSLLVVVDVMGHNAMGATRWINIPGVIRFQPSEFLKIIMPATIAWYLAKRTLPPQLKHVCISLLLIGIPFILIVRQPDLGTSLLILAGGAFVLFMGGLRWRWILSVVAIAVPVSVAMWYFVMHDYQKQRILTFLDPESDPLGTGWNIIQSKAAIGSGGVFGKGWLMGTQSHLDFLPESHTDFIIAVLGEEFGLVGICVLLLIYLLLIGRGLVITAQAQTLFGKLLAGSLTMTFFVYVFVNIGMVSGLLPVVGVPLPFISYGGTSLVTLLSAFGVLMSIHTHRKWIAQV
- the rlmH gene encoding 23S rRNA (pseudouridine(1915)-N(3))-methyltransferase RlmH yields the protein MRLRLIAVGSRMPKWVEEGWHEYAKRLPSELALELVEIPLNTRGKNADVARFIRQEGEAMLAKVGPNERIVTLEVHGKPWSTEQLAVELDRWRLDARTVNFMVGGPEGLAPEVCARADQRWSLSPLTLPHPLVRILIGEQLYRAWTVLSGHPYHK
- a CDS encoding DNA-3-methyladenine glycosylase, which translates into the protein MTDLPSPNALPHAFFDRDAQVLAKDLLGKVIRHKVGDLWLSARIIETEAYYFAEKGSHASLGYTEKRKALFLDGGHIYMYYARGGDSLNFSAQGPGNAVLIKSAYPWVDALSGPASLAQMLLNNPDAQGRPRTPQKLCAGQTLLCKALGLKVPDWDAKRFDPERLLVEDVGVPTVNVIQTTRLGIPLGRDEHLPYRFVDAAYAPWCTRNPLRRGQVEGRDYFLLG
- a CDS encoding D-alanyl-D-alanine carboxypeptidase family protein — protein: MNITTFAKRLCLLVPLLLSPAAFAVEMMPAPPQLAAKSFVLMDASSGEVLVENNGDQRLPPASLTKLMTAYIATLEIRRGQIGENDPVTVSENAWRTGGSRMFIKVGSQVTVSDLLHGIIIQSGNDASVALAEHIAGSEDAFADMMNKTVADLGMTNSHFMNPTGLPNPEHYSSAHDMALLARAIIHEDPAHYAIYSQKEFFWNGIKQPNRNLLLWRDKTVDGLKTGHTDEAGYCMVSSAVRDGMRLIAVVFGTSSEVARAAETQKLLTYGFRFFETQTFYQKGTELAQAQVWKGTTNQVKAGLAQDLTMTLPKGQLKKLAASMTMNPQLTAPIAKGDVIGKVEVKLDDKVVHSADLIALDAVEEGGIFRRMWDSIRLFFYGLFN
- the rsfS gene encoding ribosome silencing factor — encoded protein: MTDKDVNKVKRKGTFKSAPLPVEAHTGVVLAGEELVKVAVAALEDVKAQDIQVIDVREKQSITDYMIIATGTSNRQIGAMLDKVREAVKAQGVKPLGEEGKGDSDWVLLDMDDVIVHMMTASARQFYDLERLWAGAEQSRSASAAHHSPENPHEHFTKLNKDQQ
- the mrdA gene encoding penicillin-binding protein 2, with protein sequence MPQPIRIKDHEKDARLVRGRVVFGAIMVVTLICVLIARLYFLQVIQYEYHSTLSENNRVHVQPIPPTRGLIFDRNGVVVADNRPSFSLSMTRERSGDWQHVLDVIVEVLQLTPEDRAIFEKRMRQGRRPFEPVPILFELTEEQIALIAVNQFRLPGVEVVAQLVRHYPQGPHFAHSVGYMGRINEKELKTLDPVNYSGTHHIGKTGIERFYEPELHGQVGYEEVETNARGRVLRVLKRTDPIPGKDIVLSLDIKLQEAAEAALGGRRGAVVALDPNTGEVLAMVSQPSFDPNLFVTGISFKAYAELRDSIDRPLFNRVLRGLYPPGSTIKPAVAIAGLDSGVVTASSRVYDPGYYQLPNYDHKYRNWNRTGDGYVDLETAIMRSNDTYFYDLAHKLGIDRLSSYMNKFGLGQKVSLDMFEESPGLMPSREWKRATRRQAWFPGETLILGIGQGYMQATPLQLAQATALVASKGKWYRPHLAKTIEGQKPVDPDPMPDIILRNPSDWQKVNNGMQQVMHGARGTARKASIGAQYRIAGKSGTAQVVAIKQGEKYDRSKVQERHRDHALFVGFAPADNPKIVVSVMVENGESGSGVAAPVVRQIMDAWLLDEHGQLKPEYASPITAEATAREE
- a CDS encoding septal ring lytic transglycosylase RlpA family protein encodes the protein MRALPTYLPLKAKPLKLVALAALSLLVVSCSTSRAPAQKNSTAVRATPGLDINRAHKDGAPWWDVDVSRIPDATPTLHTGPYKANPYTVLGKTYFPLSDSKRYVASGTASWYGTKFHGQNTANGEVYDLYGMSAAHKTLPLPSYVRVTNLDNNKSVILRVNDRGPFYSDRIIDLSYAAAKKLGYAEIGTARVKVEGIDPQEWWAQRGRPAPLMLNEPKVAQNAAPTVTASTGTVEQWTPPPQQHAAAVVPVQLDAKKNASATASGQFLQVGAFANPDAAELLRSKLSSMVSAPVFISSIVRNQQTLHRVRLGPIGSPGEVQQVQNSVRLANLGSPSLVTAE
- the nadD gene encoding nicotinate-nucleotide adenylyltransferase is translated as MGDLDPSAAVTTTTAPRRIGILGGTFDPVHIGHLRGALEVADALALDELRLTPSARPPHRDTPQVSAQDRLAMVECAVAGVAPLVVDARELQRDKPSYTIDTLELMRAELAADAQVFLLLGWDAFCGLPTWHRWEELLQHCHILVLQRPDADSEPPDALRNLLAARSVSDPLALKGPSGQIAFVWQTPLAVSATQIRQLLASGKSVRFLVPDAVLAYIDAHGLYRASN
- a CDS encoding glutamate-5-semialdehyde dehydrogenase: MTESVLDYMTRLGRAARQASRIIGRASTAQKNRALQAAANALDAARAELSAANELDLAAGRANGLEPAMLERLALTPARIDGMIVGLRQVAALPDPVGAIRDMSYRPSGIQVGKMRVPLGVVGIIYESRPNVTIDAASLCLKSGNATILRGGSEAIHSNRAIAACIQRGLAEADLPAAVVQVVETTDRAAVGALITMPEFVDVIVPRGGKGLIERVSRDARVPVIKHLDGICHVYVSAHAELPKAQRIAFNAKTYRYGICGAMETLLVDQAVAKDFLPSMAAQFREKGVELRGCERTRAIIEAVAATEEDWDTEYLAPILSIRVVDGLDEAIEHINRHGSHHTDSIVSEHLGETRRFVAEVDSASVMINTPTCFADGFEYGLGAEIGISTDKLHARGPVGLEGLTCEKYIVVGDGQLRGQEPV